A window of Chryseobacterium sp. IHB B 17019 genomic DNA:
GTAGATTTTATAACTTCCTGACCTTCTTTGATAATACCTTCAATAGCTTCACATTTTTTCTTTTGAGGTTCTTCATTTAATAATTTAAAAACCTTTTCCAGGCGTTTTACCTGTTTTTCTGTCTGTAGCTGATGATCTTCAAAAGCATCTTTTAACTCTTCCGTTGTCGCAGCTTCCTGCATTTCCTTGAGAGCTTCTATGATGGCTTCTTCAGCGTAATAGATATCCTTTAAGGCATCTACAAAGAATTTTTTTAATGAAGAACTTTTCTCATTGGATGGAGTAATTGCTGAAAGTGCTTTTTCTGCAATATTGCCGATTGTACTTGTTGTTTTTGCCATGATTGTTATTTGTTTTAAATTAAAAGGTTACCCCTTTTTTTAAAAAGAGGTAACCAAATATCAACTATGAACTATGAATTACGACCACCTCTCGAGCCTCTTCCTGATCCTGATGACCTGCCGCCGCCGTGAGAAGCCTGACCGCCCATTCTTGCAATTCTTGTACGTTCTGCTTTACTCATAGAAGCGAAACCTCTTCTTGAAGTTCCGTCTCCTGAATTTGAACCTCTTCCTCTTCCTGATCCACCGTTACCACCTGATGATCCTCTTCCCGAACCACCACGTGAACCTCCTGATCCGCTACCTGATCCAGATCTTCCTGAACCTCCGGACCTACCGCCACCGTGAGAAGCTTCACCACCCATTCTTGCGATTCTTGTACGTTCAGCTTTACTCATAGAAGCAAAACCTCTTCTTGAAGTTCCGTCTCCTCCTGAATTTGAACCTCTTCCTCTTCCAGATCCGCCGTTACCGCCCGAAGATCCTCTTCCTGAGCCTGAACTTCCTCTACCGCCACCATGAGAAGCTTCACCACCCATTCTGGCAATTCTTGTACGTTCAGCTTTACTCATAGAAGCGAAACCTCTTCTTGAAGTTCCCCCTCCTGAATTTGAACCTCTTCCTCTTCCTGATCCACCATTACCACCGCCGGAATTTCCACGGCCACCGCCTCTGTTACCGGAAGTAAATCTTCCCTGGCTGTCTCTTTGCTGGTTGCCGCTGTTAGAGCTTCTTCCTCGGCCTCCTCGGGAACCTCCACGACCTCTGTCGTCGTCATCATCATAATCCTCATCGTCGTAATCTTCGTCATTATAATCTTCATCGTCGTCATAATCCTCATCATCGTAGTCTTCATCATCATAATCTTCTTCATCGTCGTAATCCTCATCATATTCGTTATCATAATCTTCATAATAATCCTCATAATCTGAGAAATCATCATCGTAATCTTCATCTTCAGACGCATCGTTGTAACCGTGGTCATATCCTAACTGATAAACTTCTTCAAGAGTTGATCTGTCTTCATTGGAAGAGTTTCCTGAGTTGCGATTGTTTGAATTTCTAGTGCTCATAACAAAATTTTTTTTAAATTAATATTTGGTGAATAGTTTACAGATCAGTGACTAGTATTTGATCTGCAAAAAGTTTGGTTTATTTTTATCTATCGAAATAGAAAGTGATGTTGAATTTTATTAGCAATAATAATTGCAGAAAGAAGAATAATCGAATTTATAAACTTTAAGTATCCGAGAATTATGAGCCGAGTCATATTTAAGGGATTTTTATGTTTTTTTATGATTATCTTCAAACTGTTTACTGAATATTCGCGCTGGTTATTTCATAATAAACAGCCCATCCCGTAAATAAAATAATGATAAGCCAGATCCAGAAAGGTATCGTCTGCGGCGTTTCACTTCCGTTGATAATGAAGCTTTTCTGATTTCCTTTATCGTATGCATTTATCATTAGCGATAGTGTTCCGTCTACAATATCTTTGTCTTTTAATCCTTCTATCCGGATTGCGGGTCCGTTGGCTACCGTAAAAGGTATTTTTCTGATTCCTTCTCTTCCTGCCGGCGAATGGCTCACGATTTTAAGAACATGCTCCCCATCTGCAAGTTTGTTGGTATCCAGATCAAAAACAATAGGAGTATCCAATTCTGCAATGGGTACAGGATCATCATCTATGAAGAGAAAAACTTTACTTTTATCTTTAGTCATAGCTCACGATTTTTTATTGTAAAACAGAGTACTTGATATGGTTTTTGTCTTTTTCGCCCGGCTTTATCAGATATTTAACGGAAAAAATAAAGGCTAAAACAGTTATTAAAATAACAACCGCTACAATAAACCAGTCCCAGTCACTTTCCGGACCTGTTCCGTGCGTGAGGTCTTTCGTTACTTCGGGCTGTCGAAGCTTACAGGTATCACATGCATATGTGTAAATTGTAAAAAAAACGGACGCCCAGGCTAAGACATATTTTATTGGTATTTTCATTTTTATTTAATTTTATCCATTATTAGTTTTACTTCTTCTACGGTTACTTTTTTCGCGTTATTTCCCCAGCTTGTTCTTTCGTGGTTGATGATTGCTGTTACATCTTCAGGGGTAAAGTTGGCGTTGTTTCCTACGGGAGGCATTGTGGCAAATTCCGGTCTTGGGTCGTAGCCTTTCATAATGATGTTGACATACAGCTCCAGGTCTCCACCTGTGACCACGGAACTTCCCTTCAATGGAGGGAATGCTCCCGGAACACCTTCTCCGTTCGCCTGATGGCATGAAGCACAGTTTGCTGTGAAAAGCTCACCTCCGTCCGGAAGGTTTTCTCCGCCTCCCTGTGTGCCGCCTTCTTCTTTTTTCTGCTTGTATAAGAAAGCGGGAACCATTGATTTATCCGTATAATCTGTTTGTTTTAAGGATTTTAAATAAGCTACCAACTGTAGAGCTTTTGGTGTGGCTACAATTTTCTTTCTTTTATTTTTTAAAAATTTTTCAGGGACTTTTACTTCAATGTCTCCTGGCTGCAGATAATCCCTTTCAATAAAAAGAAATTCGTAAGATGGCATAATAGAAGCTTCCACTGCTGCTCTTGGCTGGAAAAGGTGGATGAGGTGCCATTCTGCGCTTGGCTGCCTTTCTCCGATATTGGTAAGATCCGGCCCCGCTCTCTGTGTTCCCATGAGATTGGCTGTATTTCTCCAGAAATCCGTTCTCCTGTTAGCCGCAAAATCTGCAGGAATGCTTGGCCTTTTTCCAAAGACATTATCCATTTCTACACTTCTTACCTGTTGGGTATGGCAGGCAACGCAGCCGTTTTCTATATAAACCATTTTTCCTGCTCTTTCTTCTTTCGTTAAAACTTTGGTTTGTCTCGGTAGAGGCTTGTTAATTCTCTGATTATCAAGAGCCGGAAGAACAGCAATATAAAGAGTCAGAAAAATAAAAAGACAAAGCGACGATCCGAAGAGTATTCTATGATCATTTAAAAGCATCATAACTAAAATTTTTAAGATTTAAACTCTGTATTTCCAAGTTGCCTTTTAGCAGCCAAAATCTCTGCAGGTGTGCTGGGATTCATTATTCTTTCTTTTCCTCTTACCATCCTGTAAAAATTATAAGCGAAAATGAGATGCGAAATCCACATAAATGTTCCGCCGATAGCTCTCCAAAGCCAGAATGGAAACATATTGATAACGCCATCTATAAAAGGCTTTTTCTTCATCCACATCAATCCGGTTTGCGTTCCGCCGATCATTAATGCTATGACATACATCAACAACCCGAGTAAAGCCAGCCAGAAATGAATTCCCACCAGTAATTTCGGGGGTTCTTTTCCTGTAAGCCTCGGAATAAGGGTATAAGAAAATCCCCAAAGCATAAAGGTGATGATTCCATACATCGTTAAATGTGAGTGCGAAACGGTAAAATCCGTAAAATGCCAAAGCAGGTTTGTATATCTGAAAGCTTCCACTGTCCCTTGAAATGATCCGGTGAAATAAAATATAATCGCCATAAAATAAAAGGGAAGGGTATAGCTGGTTTTCAACTGGTACCACGCACCATTAAAGGTTAAAAGGAAATTGGTAGTTCCCGCAGCAACGGGAATCAGCATTCCTACACTGGCAATAATGGCCGTTGTCTGTAGTCTCCACGGTATGGCACTGAAGATAAAGTGATGAGTTCCTATTAAAGTATAAAATAAAACATGCGTCCAGAAAGCCAAAGCCCCCAAGCTGTAAGAATAAATAGGCTTGTTAAGCTGTTGAGGCAAAAAATAATACATCAGCCCGAGGTTGATCATCATAAACCACATCCCGATGGCTTGGTGCATATAATATCCCTGGGTAATAGTTTCTCCCACACCGTCCTGCCACAGAGGAATATATCCTACCAAAATAACAATGACAATGAACATAAACCCCGAAATAATATACCAGTTTGAGATATAAATTTCCTTAACGATCCTTTTTGTGACAGGCTTAAATAAATTATGGGCGGAAATGGCTACACCAGCTCCAAAAGTAATCATGATCGGCCAGATATATTCACGGTATTCGCCGCCGCCGTTGTTAATTCCGGCCAATAATGATATGGTCCCAGTCAGAACTGCTGTATTGATAAGGATTAGAGATAGATAGCCTTGTTTAAGATTATAATTTTCAACATTGCTTACCCTTGTTACTACATAATATGAAAAACCTACCATCGCCAATGATGCCCAACCCCAGAATACAGCATTGGTATGGGCGGGACGCAGCCTTCCGAAACTTAACCAGCTCGTATGCTCCACGTCCGGTGCCACATATTTTATTCCGGCATATAGCCCAAATGTAGTCCCAATGAGGAGCCAGAATATGGCCGTTCCTAAAAACCAAAGAATGAGCCGGGTAAGTTCGGGGGAAATATAATTGAGAAAAGATGAAGTTCTTCTTTTGGTAGGAAAAAACCTGAATTCTTCAACAGAGTTGATATTCCGGATAACTCCTTTTTCATCAGAAGGGGCAAGATTTCCTGATAGCTGATTTTCGGTTTGTCCGGAGCTTAATTCTTTTTCCCTTCTTTCATATTCCTCAATTTCTTCGGGGCTGAGATCTTTTATTTTCTTTTGAATTTCTAAAGATTCCCGACGCCTCAAAATATTTGAATATACCGATAAAAATTTAAGAACAACTACTACCAAACCTGCGATAATAATGATCAGCATTAAAACTATTGTAATCTGAATACCGGTCTGATTAAATAATGACGATTCTGCCATAACAAAATAGTATGGATTAGTAATACAATGATTTTAGTATTTCAGTATTGATGCTTCTTTTCAAATAGCATCAACTCCGCTTTCAGAAAACATGAAAACGTACATTGCAATCTATATGAAAGGTATTATTTGCTGTTTTTGATGGAATCTACATCATAGGCTGTACTGTCCATCGGGAGAGTATTGTCCCCGGAATCCGGTGTAATGCCGGCAGTTCCAGAAACCATGCTGTCGCCGGTATTCAGACTGTCGATATTGGTTTGCTGAGGTTGAGGTTCTTTCGTGCAGCTGACGACAAGGCAACCCGTAAATACGGTTAACAATAAGAGAGATTTCATAATATTAAATTTTGTGATGTGTAGCCCAAAGATATAAAGTTGAATGACGGAATTTTATGATTGGTGTCATAACGGTGCATTTTTAAATTAAATCAGAAACCTCACAAAAAAAGCCTTCCAATGACGAGAAGCTTAATATTTCTATAAATAGGTAATTATTAAATATAAATTTTTCTATTGATAATTTTAAGGAAGTTTTCTTTTTCAAGTTTTTTCACCGTTCTTACGACAGTTTCCACCCTCAAAGCCGTCATTGAAGCCAACTGTTGCCTTGTCAAAGGTACTTCTAAAGAATATTTCGTCTGATCTTCGCTGAAGCTTTTGAGATAATCCAAAACTCCTTTGATTCTTACTTCTGGGCGCAGGGAAGAATTGTTTTCAAGCATAATGTATTTAAAATACAGCCTTTCCGATAAAAATTGATTGATATCCCTTGAAACCTGAGGGTTTTCATCCATTAATTTGAAGAAAGCAGCCTTCGGAAGCCTTAAAATACTGGATTTTTCACAGGTGATAGCATTTACGGGATATTTCTTATCTATAAATAACAGCAATTCGCAAATACTGAGCCCTGTATCCAGAATTGCCAGAATAAGCTCCTTACCATCATCGTTGTAATGATTTAATTTGACTCTTCCTTCCACCAGTTGATAATAGTACTTAGGAATATCACCTTCGTTGAAGATCGTTTCAAACGGGTCAAAAAGCTCTATTTCCGCGCCGTATGACAGTAAAAGTTCTTGATCAATTAGCATATCTCTATTTTATTGTGATAATAACAGTTATAAGGTTTTGTCCTGCCTTGTTGAAGATGAAAGAAATAAAGTGGCAGCTATCTGACGATTATAATTTTATAATTTAAATATAATTTATTTCTAAATTGATTTCAATCATCTTTTCTATAAATAATATTCACGAAATTCGATAAACAGATTAATTTATTTCCGATGTTTCTATTACAAATGTATCAAAACATTGACCATTGTTTATGAAAAAAAACTTTTTTGACAAATTTGCTATTCGGAAGGCATATTTTGCCGGAAGTCATAAGACACAACATAGAATTCAACAGCAATTCAGATAAAATAAAAGCTTGTTTCTGTTCAGGAGCAGGACGGTCAATTTTTATTTTAACGGAAGAATTTCGAGGAAGAAAAGATCTTTCATAAGCTGAATTAAAATAAATATTCAACAATTTTAAAAGAACCACTCCGGAAAGTGTTTCTAAAACTTATATTTTAATTAAAATTATTAAATTAATATTATGAATCTTCAGAAGGATTTACTAGAATTCATCGGGAATTACCTGCAGGAGAATAATGAAACAGTTTCTATGGCGGAGAGTGTTACGGCAGGATTTTTACAATTCTCTTTTTCACAGATAAAAAATGCTTCCAATTTCTTCAAAGGTGGCATGACGGCATATACGATCGAAGAAAAGGTAAAATTTTTGCATGTGGATAAAGAGGAAGCTGTACAATGCGATTGCGTCTCGCAGAATATTGCGGAAACAATGGCCTTAAACGTAGCAGAATTATTTGATACAGATTGGGGAATAGCCGTTACAGGATATGCAACTCCCGTTGAAGAATCAGGTTATCAGCTTTTTGCCTATTTTTCTTTTTCTTATAAGGATAAGATTATTTTTTCTAAAAAACTGGATATCAACCCCAGAAAAGAATCCATCAATGCTCAGCTGTGCTACAGCGAATTTATATTAGAATGCCTGAAGATTGAAATGGATAAACAGCAGCTTTTGAAACAGGAACAGAATTAGTCTTAATCACACCAAATTAAAATATTATGAAAAACTTACAATTAAACAATCAAAATGTCCTCATTACCGGGGCAGACAGCGGAATCGGAAAGGCCGTTGCCCTGCTTTTTGCCCGGGAAGGTGCCAATATTGCCTTTGTACATTATAATGATGATGAGGATGCGGCAAAAACTAAAAACGAGATCTTAGAAATTGGAAGAAAATCAATCGTTTTTAAAGGGGATATCAATGATTCGGAATTTTGTAAAAATGTAGTCGAAAAAACAGCTTCCGATCTTGGCGGAATTGATATTTTAATTAATAACGCCGGAACTCAGTTCCCCGAAGAAAACATTACAGATTTAAAGGAAGAGAATATCCGCAAAACATTCAATTCCAATATTATCGGGATGATTTTATTGACAAAAGCGGCATTTCCTTATTTAAAAGCGGGAAGTTCCATTATCAATACAACATCGGCGGTGGCATATCTGGGACATGAAGAACTGCTGGATTATTCTGCCACGAAAGGTGCCATCGTATCTTTTACGCGTTCTTTAGCTTTGCAGGCCAAGCCTAAAGGAATTCGTGTGAATGCGGTTGCTCCGGGGCCTGTTGCTACACCGCTCACCGAAAAAACATTTGGTGAAGAGGAGGAAGATCAGAATAAACCGCCACTGGAACGGAATGCTTCTACGGAAGAAGTTGCTGCCAGCTTTTTATTTTTAGCTACCAATGCTTCAGCGCAGATTACAGGACAGGTGTTGCACCCGAACGGAGGATTAATTGTAAATGGATAAGGCTATGAACGGAGTAATAATTCAATATTTTCACTGGTATCATTCAGGAAACCTTTGGAATGAGTTTGCAGAAAAAACAGAATTTTTGAAAAACCTGGGATTTACCGCAGCCTGGCTTCCTCCCGCAAATAAAGGTAGCCTGGGAAAAGAGGGAAGAGGGTATGATGTTTACGATTTGTACGATCTGGGAGAATTCGACCAAAAAGACGGAATCCCTACCAGATACGGCACGAAGGAAG
This region includes:
- a CDS encoding CinA family protein, with product MNLQKDLLEFIGNYLQENNETVSMAESVTAGFLQFSFSQIKNASNFFKGGMTAYTIEEKVKFLHVDKEEAVQCDCVSQNIAETMALNVAELFDTDWGIAVTGYATPVEESGYQLFAYFSFSYKDKIIFSKKLDINPRKESINAQLCYSEFILECLKIEMDKQQLLKQEQN
- a CDS encoding cbb3-type cytochrome c oxidase subunit II, translated to MMLLNDHRILFGSSLCLFIFLTLYIAVLPALDNQRINKPLPRQTKVLTKEERAGKMVYIENGCVACHTQQVRSVEMDNVFGKRPSIPADFAANRRTDFWRNTANLMGTQRAGPDLTNIGERQPSAEWHLIHLFQPRAAVEASIMPSYEFLFIERDYLQPGDIEVKVPEKFLKNKRKKIVATPKALQLVAYLKSLKQTDYTDKSMVPAFLYKQKKEEGGTQGGGENLPDGGELFTANCASCHQANGEGVPGAFPPLKGSSVVTGGDLELYVNIIMKGYDPRPEFATMPPVGNNANFTPEDVTAIINHERTSWGNNAKKVTVEEVKLIMDKIK
- a CDS encoding YciE/YciF ferroxidase family protein, whose translation is MAKTTSTIGNIAEKALSAITPSNEKSSSLKKFFVDALKDIYYAEEAIIEALKEMQEAATTEELKDAFEDHQLQTEKQVKRLEKVFKLLNEEPQKKKCEAIEGIIKEGQEVIKSTEEGSMTRDAALIIAAQKVEHYEIASYGGLIQLAITLGEDKAADLLEATLQEEEDTDYNLTEIAETSINFDAEQED
- a CDS encoding SDR family oxidoreductase; its protein translation is MKNLQLNNQNVLITGADSGIGKAVALLFAREGANIAFVHYNDDEDAAKTKNEILEIGRKSIVFKGDINDSEFCKNVVEKTASDLGGIDILINNAGTQFPEENITDLKEENIRKTFNSNIIGMILLTKAAFPYLKAGSSIINTTSAVAYLGHEELLDYSATKGAIVSFTRSLALQAKPKGIRVNAVAPGPVATPLTEKTFGEEEEDQNKPPLERNASTEEVAASFLFLATNASAQITGQVLHPNGGLIVNG
- a CDS encoding KGG domain-containing protein, producing the protein MSTRNSNNRNSGNSSNEDRSTLEEVYQLGYDHGYNDASEDEDYDDDFSDYEDYYEDYDNEYDEDYDDEEDYDDEDYDDEDYDDDEDYNDEDYDDEDYDDDDDRGRGGSRGGRGRSSNSGNQQRDSQGRFTSGNRGGGRGNSGGGNGGSGRGRGSNSGGGTSRRGFASMSKAERTRIARMGGEASHGGGRGSSGSGRGSSGGNGGSGRGRGSNSGGDGTSRRGFASMSKAERTRIARMGGEASHGGGRSGGSGRSGSGSGSGGSRGGSGRGSSGGNGGSGRGRGSNSGDGTSRRGFASMSKAERTRIARMGGQASHGGGRSSGSGRGSRGGRNS
- a CDS encoding cbb3-type cytochrome c oxidase subunit I, yielding MAESSLFNQTGIQITIVLMLIIIIAGLVVVVLKFLSVYSNILRRRESLEIQKKIKDLSPEEIEEYERREKELSSGQTENQLSGNLAPSDEKGVIRNINSVEEFRFFPTKRRTSSFLNYISPELTRLILWFLGTAIFWLLIGTTFGLYAGIKYVAPDVEHTSWLSFGRLRPAHTNAVFWGWASLAMVGFSYYVVTRVSNVENYNLKQGYLSLILINTAVLTGTISLLAGINNGGGEYREYIWPIMITFGAGVAISAHNLFKPVTKRIVKEIYISNWYIISGFMFIVIVILVGYIPLWQDGVGETITQGYYMHQAIGMWFMMINLGLMYYFLPQQLNKPIYSYSLGALAFWTHVLFYTLIGTHHFIFSAIPWRLQTTAIIASVGMLIPVAAGTTNFLLTFNGAWYQLKTSYTLPFYFMAIIFYFTGSFQGTVEAFRYTNLLWHFTDFTVSHSHLTMYGIITFMLWGFSYTLIPRLTGKEPPKLLVGIHFWLALLGLLMYVIALMIGGTQTGLMWMKKKPFIDGVINMFPFWLWRAIGGTFMWISHLIFAYNFYRMVRGKERIMNPSTPAEILAAKRQLGNTEFKS
- a CDS encoding Crp/Fnr family transcriptional regulator, with the protein product MLIDQELLLSYGAEIELFDPFETIFNEGDIPKYYYQLVEGRVKLNHYNDDGKELILAILDTGLSICELLLFIDKKYPVNAITCEKSSILRLPKAAFFKLMDENPQVSRDINQFLSERLYFKYIMLENNSSLRPEVRIKGVLDYLKSFSEDQTKYSLEVPLTRQQLASMTALRVETVVRTVKKLEKENFLKIINRKIYI